AAGacagtgaaatgatttgccatttccttctccaactcattttccagataaggaaacggaggccaacagggtaaagggccttgccccaagtcacatggctagtcagtgtctgaggctggatttaaagcCAGGAAAATAAGACTTCAggttcagtattctatccactgggtgTGGTCCACCTCGCTGTTCTACTCACTAGAGTACATTTTTCCAAATTCTGctctaattctctttttcttaaagGAGAAACAATGAAAGTGGTGTAGTAGCTACCTTCAAAAACATGCAAATTTAGAGAAAGTGGTAGGTAGGTCACAAAACAAAGTATAGGGGCAACTCAAGAGCTCCATGCCTAATGTTCAGAGACCTGGAGAAAGGCTTTCAGAGGTGTAGTGTATATATCTGCAATGGAGAATCAAAGGGGTGATATGCACAAGAAATGTGCCAGAGGAGGAGTGGATGGGCTGTGCTCTCTGTCACAGAAGGAGTACCCAAATTGATGAGATATTACATGTGTAGAAAGATTTGTttatccaggcttttttttttaaacccttaccttctgtcttggagtcaatactgtgtattggctccaaggcagaagagtggtaagggctaggcaatgggggtcaagtgacttgcccggggtcacacagctgggaagtgtctgaggccagatttgaacctaggacctctcccgtctctagggctagctctcaatccactgagctacccagctgcccccttatccaGGCTTTTTAAGTCAGCCATCTGGCAATCAACCCAAAGAGCTTCTAGTATAGTTTGCATTCTGAAAAGGTTAATATAATGAAAGAGACAAAGGACAGTATAATGGCTGGAGGACCAACAGTCAAGTTAGGAAACCCTATGTGACCCCTTCGTGCCTTAGGCAACTCTGAACAGAAGTTACAGAAGAATTGCCAATCAATCCGCATGGGAGCAAATGAATTTCCACATCAAGATTCACTCCTCCCCCACTCTCCCATTCCCATGAAATCTCAGGTTCAGATACCTCCCAATCCCCTAACCCCCAACTAACCAAAAAACATAAAGCAtctgtaaacttaaaaaaattataatcaatgtaAGTGGCATCATGAGTTTGCACATTCTCATACAAATACTTGGCAGTATTTTTGAGAGCACTCTAAAAAACAGATAAATTTAGCTAGTCTTCACTATATGGACTCTAAGCTAAATGATTCTGTCAGTTAAAAACAGATACATGGGATCTCAACtgttttctatgtttttctttttcccagccTAGCCACACTCAACTAgtggacaagcatttattaagtgcctactatatgccaggctctgtgctaggcaccaggaatacaaatacaaaacttAAACAATTCCTACTTGCAatgaacttacattttaatgagggagataacatgtacatttagcaggaaagaggaaagagatgaggATCCAGGGCAGAAATTTAAAGAATACCCCCACATGAGTGGCATACTATGGATGATGAGTCAGCAAAGGACCCCGAGGAGAAGCAGTCAAGACAGATAGGTAAAACAAGGACCCACATCATGAAAATCCAGTGAGGAGAAGGGTGTCCAGAAGGGGAAGGTAGTCAGCAGATAGAGGTTGAGAAGAGATCATCACATTGTTATTTGAGAGATCAATGGTAACTTTGGATAAAGCTGTTTCAGTGGAGGAATGAGGATGGTGGCCAGACTGAAAAGGGATGAGGAGTGAATGGGAAGACAAGAACAAGGGTTGGAAATGTAGTCAATTGATTTTCAAGGACTTGAGcacagaaaggaaggagacataGGATGACAGTTTGAGGGGATGGTAGAGGAGAAGCATGGAAATTTAAGGATGGCGAGGCTTGGGCAtgtttgaaggaagagaggaaacaaTGGCTAGGTAGGAGATGAAGATTGGAGAGAGGGATAAGTGAGGATGCACTCTGGAGGAGAAGATAGGAGGGGATGAGATCAAGGGTCCACATAGAGGCAAACTGGCCTTGAGAAGAAGGGCCACTTCTTTGTCAAGGGCTGGAAGGAAAGACCAATGCTAATGGGCTTTTAGATGAAGAGAATGGGAGAAGAGGGGGCTGATGTTGAACAACTTTAATTTTTCAGTAAATTAAGAAGCAAGGTCTTTAGCTGAGATAGAGAAAGGTGAGGAGTAAGTATAAGTAGCTTCAGGAGGGAAGAGAGTAACATTTCAATAGCTCCTGTTGGGAGTGAGCTGGAAGATAATCAATTATCTTGTAATTGTAAATCagattacaaagagtcagaagGCTCTCATCAAGAATTGGTCATTCTTGAATAACCTAATCTGCTCCTTTGACAGCATTACTGGAGTAGGGAACTATCAGGGGAATGTTGTAGTTATGGCTTACCTAGATCCAAGCAAAGTGTTGAACAAAAAAGCTCGCGCTACTCTTGGGGACAAGATGAGGAAATGTGAGCTAGATGACAGTATAGTCTAGTTGGAATTAAAGGGTTACCTTGCTGCAATGAGGAGGTGGGACAACAAAACAGGATGGTGGTGAGATATTCTAGTTAGAATGAAGCAGGTTTAGAGGCACAGCTTAATTCATAGGGactcaaatcaatcaatcaactgtTAGAACATGAAATATCACAAAGGAGCTGTACAAGCACTTAAGTCTTTTCTCCATGTCTGGCTAGCAAGTCATCCTCTCATAACACTTAGTGACATTTTCGTAATCAAAGTTCTATCCTACTATTCCAAATACTGAAGTTTTAGGCATGAATAAGGCAAACGCACAAGCTAAGAAACAGGCAAGTTTTgccacatttttcctttttgtaggaAGGACTGTTGAGACTGTGACTCGGAAAAGATTTCTCTCAAGCTCTATAGGTGGAAATAATGGATCAATGGGCAGTATTGCTAGCATCTGTATGTATGTTTACTTTCTCAAAAATGCTACTACCCCCCAACTTCACTTCAAAGTCCACAAACTCTAGGCCAGTCAACTTGACTTTAATTTTTGGTACAATTCTAAAACATTATTAAAAGGCTGGTCAGTTAGTATctcaaaaaggaaacaaacaaaaccaaaaatcagATTACAAAGGGTTAGAAGGCTTTCATCAAGAATTGGTCATTCTTGAATAACCTAATCTGCTCCTTTGACAGCATTACTAGAGTAGGGAACTATCAGGGGAATGTTGTAGTTATGGCTTACCTAGATCCAAGCAAAATGTTGAACAAAAACGCTCTCGCTACTCTTGTGAACAAGATGAGGAAACGTGAGCTAGATGACAGTATAGTCTAGTGGCTCTGGAACCTGGTAAATAGCCAGATGGCAAGAAGAGCCATTTAATGATTCACTGTCAATGTGACCCAGGGATCTGtgctatttgtcatttttatcaatgatttggataaagaGACTTATCTGCAAATTCAAAAAGTATGACATCTCATACAAAGTTAGGAGGGGTAGTTAAAAAATTAGATGACAGCATCAGAATCCAAAAAGATCTGAGCAGTCAGCTAACTGGCTAACTCTAAGGAGTTGGCATTTATTAGAGACAAATGTAAAGTGTTACctgtgggttaaaaaaaataaaccgaTGGCCTCACTAGTACAAAATGTGGAAGGTTCTCTCTAGCTCTTTTCATTCCAAAAAGAAGAGATGTGGGGATAGGTTGATTATGGTCTAAAAGCTCAAGGAATTGACATATGATGTGACAAAAAAAGCTcatgtaatcttttttttaacccttaccttctgtcctagtttcaactctaagacagaagggcaagagctaggcaattgaggttaaatgacttgcctggatcacagagctagtaggtatctgaggccacatttgaatccaggttttgtCCTCCCAATTAGAggcttgacactctatccactgtgttacctagctgcccgaACTCATGTAATCTTCAGGAAGCATTAAGAAAGGAGTAGTTGCAAGAACCATGGAGGTGAAAAGGATGCCCTATTTTGCCCTGGTCAGGCCATATCTAGAGTACTTTGCTCAGTTTTGAGCACCACGTTTTTAGGAAAAGTCATTGGTATAAGCTTGAGAGCCTCCAGAGAGGCAACTAGGAGAGTGAAAAGCTTTTCCACAATGCCATCAGAGGACTGGATGAAGGGAACAAGGATGTGGAacataaagaaaaggaggaggctGTGGGCAGGCAGAAAATAGCATGACAGCTATTTTCATGTAGTCAAAGAACGGATACGTGCAAGAGGTATACCAGATTGGCCTCAGAGCTAGAAGCATTGtgtaaaaaggggaaagagaaaaattcaggcttgatggaagaaagaaaatacaaaattagaGCTAAGTAAAAGTAGAACAGATAGCCTCAGAAGGTAGTCAGAAGGTAGGGGCTTTCTCCTTATCAGAGGTTTCCAAGCAGAGGCTAAACACTCATCAGATACATTGGAGTGGTGCTTCCCATCATAGAAAGAGTTGGAGTCTCATGTGAAAGTCTTTATCCACTGCCTTCAGACAGTGATTATTTAAAGTTACTCCTCATGCAGTCAGGAAGGCAGTTCAAAGGGACTAAGTGAAACTCAGCCAATTTGATgagtagaaaatattttaaactgcCAGAGGTAAGGGTCAAAGAAACAGCCTCGGATATAAAAATCTGTCATTTTCAGATGGATCATTTTATTACTTTGTGTACACTTTTTAAATGGTAAGAAAAGGACATTTTTATTGCTGTTTTCTCAggtttgttctctctctctctctctctctctctctctctctctctctctctctctctctctctctctctctctctctctctctctctcaactccaTTGAAATGATTGGAAAGAAATTCATACTAAAATAAGTAACAAAAAGTTTAAGTGTAAAGCATCAACCTTAGTTTATGGTCTTTTACCTCAAGTGACCTGTCATGTCGGAATCCCCACACACAGGCTGCCACAGATACTGGGGAGACAAAGAACAGCGGCATGAAGACTAGAAGCCAGAAATGGCTTCCCCTCTCAATCCTGTCACAGACCAGAACCTCAAACATCAAAAGGAGCAGGTGGATCCCCACGGCAATCAACATGGCTTTAAATTCCACACAGGTTTCTCCTTCTGCTCTAAAAATGGTCatgaggggaagaaaaaagaaaacaggaaatattTCAGTTCAAATCTCTGTCAGAAATGAGAGTTCAGAGCGAGAATGCTCTGAGAGCCTTATGTGCAAACCagtaacaaatatatttatgtgaaggaaaataagaaagctTTAACtgaacttcatttcttttttcccttcaaattttggatGAGTGGCTGCAGGCTAATTTTCTAGTACTGCTCCCCCCctttgaggtaaacaggattaagtgacttatctagtcACAGAATTAGTaagaaacagggttaagttatttgcctagggtcacacagctagcaagaatCTGTggagcactctatccactgtgccacctagctattctTAAACTTAGTTTCTTAaatagaattttacaaatataaaggAACTACTCATACAGAATCAAATGACGACTCAAGACAACTAAACTAGACTGTCTCACCTTGCtaaatttcaatatttttattttatttgttttggtctggggctgtgatttcattggcataggaatCTCATGGTAAGGAACAccctctaccaatgaagatcAAAAGACTACTCATAAGCAAAACACCACCAGATGTTTCACTGTTTTGTGAACCTTGTACTGGCAATGGACATAAAAGATTAAAGACGTCATTATATACTGACTCTAGATGCTAGCATTAGTATTTTTCCAGAAAAATACAAATCCAAGTACAACTTTCTTTTCTTGGACAATTTATTACCACAGCTCACACTCTTTGATGGACCTTATGAttggattcagagctagaaggactgTAGAAATCCAATCAACACAAAAGTTAGAGGGAAAAACAGACCCAGAGAgcttaagtgacatgcccagtcATGCAGGTGACAGAATTGGGATCTGAACCCATGTTCTGAGTCTAAATCCAtcactctttctactgtgccacagTAAGTTTATCAGTATATCAGAGACTGTTGCAAATGGTCTATTCTAACACCATTAAAAAGCCTATAGTCTCGCTAGAAAAGGTGAGCAAGTaacaggaaaggggagagaaggaagagcttTACTCCCAAAAGCTGCCCACTCCTGAGTGGAGAACtgcttataaattattttttctaaaaccataGTGAAATCAATAAGCAAGCAGAATGAATTGCTCTCACTTAATCAAAAACTAAACAAGAAAATGCAGAGGCAGCTAAGTGTAGTGGTGCAAAACTGGACTGAGAGGCAGGAGGCCTAGGTTTTAGTCTCAGCCTGGCCTTATCATCcctctaggactcagttttctcacatgCTTTTTCACCTTGttaaatttcatcatttttatttgttttggtctGGGATGGGAGGATTTAACTAGAAAATGTCCAAGATCCATTTTAGTCACAacattctattattctatgacTCAAAAGATAGGGAAAAAATACTCCAGGTTTTTGCTCAGATGACTAtctaaatttttcccttttcacaagtcACAGTTCTGTAtcatatagtattttttaaactgCAGCTCATCAAAAGAACTTGTAAAAACTTGTAAAAAATGATATACTTGTATAGTACAACACTGCCAACAaccattatatttacatatacaaaaAAGGGTTTcttactaaatttaaaaataatttatatgtctATGACACACTGTTCTCTGTTAAACTTATCAAAATGTGATCACACATTCTTTCTGATAAAGCAATCTTACCGATACTGAGGGTTTCGTGCCCAGACTCCTGTTCCAACTGAGGCGCCAACAATGACCATTAATTTCCACAGCCATATTGGAGCAAATACAGCCCAGTAACTCCACTGAATGATGCCATCTAGCCGAAGGGCCAACAGCACTGAAAACAGCAGCAAGCAAGCATAGATGAGGAATTTactaaaaaagagagaatgagagagaaagggagagaaagagaaagaaaaaatgattaaaaagaacTCCCTTTAGCAAAGTCTGACTGGCACCATGAGAGAGAAAATCTATGTTCCTTGaagcataaaaatattttctacccAAGGTTGTGGAGATTGGTTTTGCTTAACTTACtttctttgttaaaagggaagACTAATTGGCAATAGAAGGGAATGATGGGCATATTCAGAAATGActgggatataaaaacaaaagccatCAATTAAACTCTGCTTAAAGCTTCTGTAAAAGAAAAGACAGTCAGAAGCCAGGTTCATACCCTAACATTAAACATGTAAACACAAAATAATCACAACTCACTTGATGTAATTAAAACATGCCCCTCTTGATGTCTcgaaaatatttatacaaaattatAATGAGGTATTTGGAGGAACATATAATTAGTATATAAATAAATTCCCCCACATGAATCTTATTTAGAGCATTATTTAGCATCCTGACTTTACTTAGTTGGAATCTAATTTTTTATGataaaaacaattacaaaaacctaccaaaaagaaaaaaaatcatccaacACTTTAATTCTAAAAAGGAGACTTACTAAGTCTGGATTAATATGTATAATCATTATGGTGACTTTCCCCAAGCATAGAACAAACTGCAAAATCAGATTCTGTTGGAGGCTGTGATTTTTCCTATGATTTTTAAACCCAAGGTTCACCAAAAAAATTGCTAAAAGAAGTTTAGTTTCACTTCACAAAAAACAACCTAGAGCTTTCAAGTCACTAAATGCTAGTGGTAATGAATCAGgagttctgggtttgaatcctacatCTGGCACTTGCTATGTTTATTTATATGATTTGGGACAAATCCGTTTGTCTTTCTAAGATTTAGCTTCctattctataaaatggggctagtGTTTGCACTAACATTCACTGGGTTGTGGAGAAAGCGATCTGTAAAGCGTACagggctatataaatgtgttGTTATTACAGGGCTTCTGTTTTGCAGAAACTTAGATGGAGCTCTCCACTCAGATTTCTacttcctgcctcttcctcttcaCAGGTAAATAgactaaaaagaataaaaagaggcagaggaagaaaCAGCCTGTAATGAGTAATGCCTTGTGGGAAGGAAACAGAACCTTGGTCAAAATATAAAAGCCTTTGTGtctgttcttcctcttctcttccaggAAAGAGTATTCTCACCCCCAACTCCTATCTCAAAtagagttggaaaaaaaagaacacaatgattgctttttcttccctttacatttttaaaaacaaatacaatttgTTTGAATATAgttgagagacaaagacaaatcACCATACTTACTATCTGCAATCTGTATACTTTTGTGCCATCCTCTTCCCAAGCCAAAGTACCTTGATGCCAGCTGGGTGAGCTTCCCATTTCCCTCTGACATATCCTGGCTATGAGACCCTGGGGAAGTCCCTGTACCAATTCTTAATatttcaggcaactctctaaaagaCTGAAGAACAGCAAAGGTGCTGCCCTGCATTGAGAGAAAAGCTCCTTTACTTAGGAATTCCAtctaccaatgaaatcccaggtccagtTCCTAATCCCATCTCTACTTTTTTGTGCAATTTGCCCTTTAAGTCAAGGTGCTTTACTTTTAATCAGATAGCATTGTTGCTGACTGTTGTACTAAATCTAATTTGGGGGAAGATGCTTTCCTTTACTTAGCAGCAGTCAGTGCAAATATTAACTCTACATCTCTACATACAATTTCCCCCTCatgtttcttcatattctttgttcattgttgtaaCAATTTCCATACAATAATTATCTCTAGATACTAGATTCTTCCTAGGAGCTTCATGGTATTGAAAATACAATTATTTgccatttgtttgtttctttctcttaccttccttagaatcaatactgcgtatgggttctaaggcagaggagttgTAAGGATTGGgaaatggagtttaagtgactcgcccagggtgaCATggctaagaagtggctgaggccagatttgaacccaggatggaCCTCACTTCCCTAAGCCTGGCTCTGAGATAATACAGTATGAATGACAAATTATCTATTTAAAAGTACATATATATCCTTGGCACAAAGTAGAACCTTGTGAACAATAAACAAAGTCTTTGAACAGAAATTTCAGCTGGTTTAATTCTGAATGCAAAAGTGTATTCTCTACTAAAGAGGAGGTATAGtaaatcagtggtgtcaaactcaaatagaaatggatccctgtgggtaacatattgacttagaaaaccacaaattaaaatGATCTGTTGTTATTGCCTTTTACTTTCTGTTAAAACTTTTTCCCAGTGATACTTTTATCTGCTTTGACAAGCCCTTAACTAATGCTGACACCTCTCTCCATATCAAACCatacataaaaatacaattcaTGTGGTCCATAATGTGCTTAGAAAACAAGAGCTGACAGAATTAATAAACTATCTACATAACAGAACTAAGTATTGGGAAACACAATTACTAACATTATTAAACAAAAGGGAAATGTTTTTACCCATATTTTATACTGAGTATAATAAACAGCTAATGCTGAGTGGCCTGGATTATAGAACACAGACTCTGAATTACCATTTGGAACACAGTCAGTTCTGGAATTTAATTCAAGGTTTTGATTCTATTAATGTCCCATATACTGCCACTCTACTTGTGATCACTTAGGGTAAATGAAAATGCCAAGCTCTCAGACAAGGAACCCTAACTCGGGGAATTTTCAAACACTTCTGAAATACTTCCCTCATCTCTTTGCCCCACCACCTCTGTATCCACTTTTCAAGAGCACAGGTATGTTTACATTCAAGAAAAAGTAAATACTCTGTTCTGGCTTAACATTTAAAGAATGACTGTGGAGCCAATGGTTCCTCTATGGTTTCCTACCCAGGCTCAGAGTTATTTCCAAAGAAGATTTTCCAAAAGGTTTTGAGCAATGGCAGAATCCCTGAACTAAGTGTATAACCAAAGTCCCAAAGGAACTTCTTTAAAGGCCAGCAGTCATTTGGATTTATGTACTTTCATCTGTGTGTGGTTTTTTTGCTTGCAGAGTCTAGGCTGAGATCAAAGCCTCTCCTTAAATGAAAGTTCCTTATGACATAATGTGGTTACTTCTGGGTTAATTTCTAGAAGTGATCAGGTTGACTGCAATGAAATATCACTAAGGTTGTTATAGGGTAGACTTAACTTTTTATAGATGGTTTGAGataagagaccaaaaaaaaaacccaccacatGGAAGGGTAGAGGAGTGATCCTTCAACCAAATGAACAGCTGGTTAAAAAGATGGTATCTGAGAACAGGATTTGGATTTCTGAATCACAGCTTAAAATATAGCAGTAATTGGCTCCTGGCCAGGGAGATTTTAGGACTGATAAGAATCTACTTGCTGAGAGTCTTGCAAATCTaattataagaattttaaattgaaaaggaaGGGGGACAGAGAAACTGCCTCCAAATATACATCAAACTAAATACCATAAAGGGTAGCTTCAGTGTGGGCGGAATAGCAATTGAGATGCCTAGCAATTTAGAAGACAAAATCCTACATAGCCAGCAACTGAAAACCCATGGCTTCAGATGACTAAATACACAAATTAGTCAAATGTAGTAGCACTACAATATGGCTCTGGAGGACATACCTTCATCAAAAGGCATACCCACTGACCCTAGGCCAGATCTCGGGGTCCAAACACAAGTCTAATTGTCTAATTGCTCTTGAACATGACAGCCCTTAAGATAGCTGCATAGCATTTAATGAGTTTCTCGATACTTTACATACTAGGTTTTTTGATAATAGAGAACAtacctgatttttattttttggcatgTATATTTTTCATGTAACATTCACAAAGTAAAATTAAGTTACTCCTTACCAAGGCTAACCCCCTCGACCTTCTCAGGTGATCCCATTCTATTCTGTCTTCTCCCACCAAATTACCTCCTGTCATCTCtataacttcttttctttctttttattttttaagcccttaccttctgtcttagtaacagttctaagagtggtggtaaggtctaggcaattggggttaagtggtcacacagctaggaagtgtctgaggtcaaatttgaacctaggtccttctgactccaggcttggctctctatccacttaggctaccttgctgcctctagtacttattttcaatctctccctgccTACTGGCTCCTTCCTACTACCTATAAACATGTCCATGTCTCCCACTTATCTTCAAAGAATCCTTACTTACTCCTTCTATCCACTAAACTATCTTTTCTGCCCTTTGTGGCTAAATTTCTAGATATTC
Above is a genomic segment from Monodelphis domestica isolate mMonDom1 chromosome X, mMonDom1.pri, whole genome shotgun sequence containing:
- the TMEM185A gene encoding transmembrane protein 185A isoform X2, yielding MNLRGLFQDFNPSKFLIYACLLLFSVLLALRLDGIIQWSYWAVFAPIWLWKLMVIVGASVGTGVWARNPQYRAEGETCVEFKAMLIAVGIHLLLLMFEVLVCDRIERGSHFWLLVFMPLFFVSPVSVAACVWGFRHDRSLELEILCSVNILQFIFIALRLDKIIHWPWLVVCVPLWILMSFLCLVVLYYIVWSVLFLRSMDVIAEQRRTHITMAISWMTIVVPLLTFEGGSEFVKISVSFSLRFSLF